The Vigna unguiculata cultivar IT97K-499-35 chromosome 1, ASM411807v1, whole genome shotgun sequence nucleotide sequence atttagtttttagtttttcttctctcatttttttttatatgcatcTATCtatctttccttttcttcttttttctttctccagGTTTTGACCTTAATCTCTTTCACAAACAAATCTCATCccataaaatttgataatttcttgATCAAATTTATCTtgtcataattaaatttataatacgtatattttaaatgatattttttcattgtatatttttaaatgatattttttcattcataagaAATCTGATtcatttagatattaatttataaattaagaattatttatttctataataatttttaaaagttctaaaaaataatatttaaattactttttatttaaaaacttgatttttatattgatctctaaatatttttaatcaaaaatttgatcactatttaattatttaattgtaatgatttttcacttttaacattttatatgatatttctGATGATTTTATTGGatgagattatttattttttcaattgtaCAGTCCTTtgctatgattttttttatttgttttttctttcggCTATTGCatgaaataaaagtaattttcaaattagaagagttaccttaaatcaaatttgatttatttgtttgaataaaaaactaatgtcgttgaaatgttgaaattagtttatatgaCTATTGTCGAATAATTGCTTTAAATTGAATCTGGCGTGTCTTAGATTCAAATGAGACTTTAAATTTCTCGTGATTGATACAAGGAATAAATATGTTAgataagtaattttatttatatatattattctttttttttaactttctaaTTACTTgacttgttttatatttataaaatccacatacatttttatatttttttcttgcattacttgattatatatttttttaatattgtaggGTTATATTTAAATGGTTCATTATCATAGTCAAtgaataaaatagatttatatttgattaattttatcatttttaatgtttatatcattttaaaattcaaaatcaataataataagtagttaaaacattaaaaactaATGTTAGATaacaatttagagactaattcaCATACAACTTagtcaatataataattaattattttagtctcTTATTTAAATGGTTTATTATCATAGTCAAtgaataaaatagatttatatttgattaattttatcatttttaatgtttatatcatttttaattcaaaatcaataataataagtagctaaaacattaataattaatgtttgatAACAATTTAGAGAATAATTCACACACAACTTGgtcaacataataattaattatttttgtctctAAAATTTGGTTTGTGTGTATAAGGAGAACCCAAACCAGCTTGACTTACGGAAACTACTAGGTGAGTTTGAAAAAATAGGCCAAGGACAAGTATATCTCAGCCAGGCAAGGTGGCACACATCTTGGCATATGGGCAAGAAACTGATGCATTAAATAGCCTTGGTAATGCAATAATAGGCCAATTTGAATTTTATGACAGTTAGGATAAGACATTCATTGTCAAATTCATTAGTATTTATAAGAGGATAAAAACAGTTCTAAAGGTAATCAAGTGAGGCGGTCTCCAGCTatgtaagataaaaatataaaaatggttCGATTCCCAAGGTAATAACGATCTAGAAATACATACCTTCACTATTGATATTTGAGATTAAGTAGTTGTGTTTGtttctattttcaaataaaCTACTGTAGCAGAGAATTAGGGGTGACAACTAGGATTTGGCCTGGCGGGTCCGTAGGCCCGCACAAAATATGTGAGGTAGGCCTAGAAGTTGAACCTGCAAGCCTGTCACAGCCTGACCTGCATAAGCTCGCGGCACGTAAGCCTGCATAAAAAAACTTtcacttgtgtatattagttactttttttttatggactcttgcattaatgttccaaatttttgtatgaatggaaaagataagtattatgtatattttaatgtggtaaaatttaaagaatacattgtgtatgtcatattatgaatatgatgaaaattgttgaattatcaatttatcatccaactccccAAAATCTtcacttaattttgtgaacttaaagtttccaaatttttaaatattgaaagttctatcttaagaattaaaaataaaaataaaaaagcgaGCCCATGGACCAAGTGATGTACGGAACGGACCAATAATTGCAACATGTCGTATCTTGTTTTACCTTATTTGATGTCACAATGAAAACGAGCTTTTAGGCCcaagcttttatttatttatcttttagtttttttttctctctcattttttgtttttttttacatgcATCTATTTACCTTgccttcactttttttttctctctccaaGGTTTGACCTTAATCTCTTTCACAAACAAATCTCATCCCATAAAATTTAGTAAGTTCTAAATCAAATTTATCttgtttaattgaatttataatacgtatatttttaattaatattttttcaattatatttttttattaatgatcaatttaaatactaatttgtaaattaaaaattattgataattataataattttaaaaatttataactgACTCATACATCAGTGacgtaattaaaataatttctattataataGTCTATAAATTAGTCAGTAATATTAAATTGCTATGTAAGTTTTGACTACtatgaaaattaatatctaaattagtctttgattaaaaatatttctaaattaatatttaaatgtttttttattataaaattgatgattatttaataattttctcgTAGTGTTTTTGgatatttatgattaatttttaattgagattatttattttctgaattgtACCGTCCTTtggtatgaattttttttatttgtttattttcagcTATTGCATGGAGTAAAAGTTATTTACAAATTAGCAAACTTACCTTAAAtcaaatttgatttatttatttttttaataaaagactAATGTCGTTGAAATTAGTTGATATGATTATTGTCGAATAATTGCTTTAAATTGAATCTGGTGTGTCTTAGATTCAAATGAGACTTTAAACTTCTTGTGATTGATACAAGgaataaatatatgttatataagtaattttatttatatatattattctctctttttttaactttctaaTTACTTTgacttgttttatatttataaaatccacatacatttttatattttttttttcttgcattacttgattatactttttttaatattgtgtGGTTATATTTAAATGGTTTATTATCATAGTCAAtgaataaaatagatttatatttgattaattttatcatttttaatgtttatatcatttttaattcaaaatcaataataataagtagCTAAAACATTAATAACTAATGTTTGATAACaatttagataataattcacaGACAACTTGgtcaatataataattaattatttttgtctctaaattttGATTTGTGTGTATAAGGAGAACCCAGACCAGCTTGACCTATGAAAACTACTAGGTGAGTTTTTTAAAATGGGCCAAGGACAAATAAATCTCAGCAAGGCAAGGTGGCACACGTCTTGGCATATGGGCAAGAAACTGATGCATTAAATAGCCTTGGTAATGCAATAATAGGCCAATTTGAATTTTATGACAGTTAGGTTAAGACATTCATTGTCAActtcattaatatttatgagAGGATAAAAACAGTTCTAAAGGTAATCAAGTGAGGTGGTCTCCAgctatgtaatataaaaatataaaaatggttCGATTCCCAAGGTAATAACCATCTAGAAATACATGCCTTCACTATTGATATCTGAGATTAAGGAGCTGCGTTTGTTTCTATTTTCTAATAAACTACTGTAGTAGAGAATTAGGGGTGGTAACTAGGATTTGGCCTGGCGGGGCGGTCCGTAGGCCCGCACAAAATATGTGGGGTTGGCCTAGAAGTTGAACTTGCAAGTCCGTCACAGCCTGACCTGCATAAGCCCGCGGCACGTAAGcctgcataaaaaaaaactttcacttgtgtatattagttacttttttgatggactcttgcattaacgttccaaatttttgtataaatggaaaagataagtattatgtataatttaatgtggtaaaatttaaagaatacattgtgtatgtcatagtatgaatatgatgaaaattgttgaattatcaatttatcatccaacgcCCCAAATTCTtcacttaattttgtgaacttaaagtttccaaatttttaaatattgaaagttctgtcttaagaaataaaaaaaataaaaaagcaagCCCATGAACCAAGTGATGTACGGAGCGGACCAGTAATTGCAACTTGTCGTATCTTGTTTTACCTTATTTGATGTCACAATGAAAACGAGCTTTTAGGcccaaacttttatttatttatcttttagttttttttttctcacattttttgttttcttttacatgCATCTATCTACCTtactttcacttttttttttctctctccaaGGTTTGACCTTAATCTCTTTCACAAACAAATTTCATCCCATAAAATTTAGTAAGTTCTAAATCAAATTTATGTTGTCTAATTGAATTTATAATacgtatatttttaattataatttctttttattaatgatcaatttaaatactaatttataaattaaaaattattgataattataataattttaaaaatttataactgGCTCATACATTAGtgacacaattaaaataatttctattataatagtctataaattagtcactaatattAAATTACTATGTAAGTTTTGACTACtaagaaaattaatatctaaattagtctttgattaaaaaatatttctaaattagtctttaaatggttttttttattaaaaaattgattattatttaataatttttttatagtgtttttgatatttatcattattttttaattgagattatttattttctcaattgtaCCGTCCTtggtatgaatttttttttatttgtttttttcagcTATTGCatgaagtaaaatttattttcaaattagaaAAGTTACCTTAAATCAAatctgatttatttattttgttgaataacaGACTAATGTCGTTGAAATTAGTTGATATGATTATTGTCGAATAATTGCTTTAAATTGAATCTGGTGTGTCTTAGATTCAAATAAGACTTTAAACTTCTTGAGATTGATACAAGGaataaatatatgttagataagtaattttatttatatatattattctctcttttttttaactttttaattacttgactctttttatatttataaaaaccacatacatttttatattttttttcttgcattactcgattatactttttttttaatattgtgtGGTTATATTTAAATGGTTTATTATCATAGTCAAtgaataaaatagatttatatttgattaatttatcatttttaatgtttatatcatttttaattcaaaatcaataataataagtagctaaaacattaataattaatgtttgatAACAATTTAGAGAATAATTCACAGACAACTTGgtcaacataataattaattattttagtctctaaaatttGGTTTGTGTGTATAAGGAGAACCCAGACGAGCTTGACCTACGGAAACTACTAGGTGAGTTTTTTAAAATGGGCCAAGGACAAATAAATCTCAGCGAGGCAAGGTGGCACACATCTTGGCATATGGACAAGAAACTGATGCATTAAATAGCCTTGGTAATGCAATAATAGGCCAATTTGAATTTTATGATAGTTAGGTTAAGACATTCATTGTCAActtcattaatatttatgagAGGATAAAAACAGTTCTAAAGGTAATCAAGTGAGGTGGTCTCCAgctatgtaatataaaaatataaaaatggttCGATTCCCAAGGTAATAACCATCTAGAAATACATACCTTCACTATTGATATCTGAGATTAAGGAGCTGCGTTTGTTTCTATTTTCTAATAAACTACTGTAGCAGAGAATTAGGGGTGGCAACTAGGATTCGGCCTGGCGGGGCTGTCCGTAGGCCCGCACAAAATATGTGGGGTTGGCCTAGAAGTTGAACTTGCAAGCCCATCACAGCCTGACCTGCATAAGCCCGCGACACGTAAGCCTgcataaaaaaaactttcacttgtgtatattagttactttttttgatggactcttgcattaacgttccaaaaattttgtataaatggaaaagataagtattatgtatattttaatgtggtaaaatttaaagaatacattgtgtatgtcatagtatgaatatgatgaaaattgttgaattatcaatttatcatccaacccCCAAATTCTTCActtaattttttgaacttaaagtttccaaatttttaaatattgaaagttctgtcttaagaaataaaaaaaataaaaaagcaagCTCATGAACCAAGTGATGTACGGAGCGGACCAGTAATTGCAACCTGTCGTATCTTGTTTTACCTTATTTGATGTCACAATGAAAACGAGCTTTTAGGcccaaacttttatttatttatcttttagttttttttttctctcacattttttgttttcttttacatgCATCTATCTACCTTAccttcactttttttttgtttctctctCCAATGTTTGACCTTAATCTCTTTCACAAACAAATTTGATCCCATAAAATTTAGTAAGTTCTAAATCAAATTTATCttgtttaattgaatttataatacgtatatttttaattataattttttttattaatgattaatttaaatactaatttataaattaaaaattattgataattataataattttagaaatttataacTGACTCATACATTAGtgacacaattaaaataatttctattataatagtctataaattagtcactaatattAAATTGCTATGTAAGTTTAGACTACtaagaaaattaatatctaaattagtctttgattaaaaaattatttttaacttagtctttaaatggtttttttattaaaaaattgattattatttaataattttcttataatgtttttgatatttatcattattttttaattgagattatttattttctcaattgtaCCGTCCTtggtatgaattttttttatttgtttttttcagcTATTGCatgaagtaaaatttattttcaaattagaaAAGTTACCTTAAATCAAatctgatttatttattttgttgaataacaGACTAATGTCGTTGAAATTAGTTGATATGATTATTGTCGAATAATTGCTTTAAATTGAATCTGGTGTGTCTTAGATTCAAATTAAGACTTTAAACTTCTTGAGATTGATACAAGGaataaatatatgttagataagtaattttatttatatatattattctctcttttttaactttttaattacttgactctttttatatttataaaatccacatacatttttatattttttttcttgcattacttgattatacttttttttaatattgtgtGGTTATATTTAAATGGTTTATTATCATAGTCAAtgaataaaatagatttatatttgattaatttatcatttttaatgtttatatcatttttaattcaaaatcaataataataagtagCTAAAACATTAATAACTAATGTTTGATAACAATTTAGAGAATAATTCACAGACAACTTGgtcaatataataattaattattttagtctctaaaatttGGTTTGTGTGTATAAGGAGAACCCAGACGAGCTTGACCTACGGAAACTACTAGGTGAGTTTTTTAAAATGGGCCAAGGACAAATAAATCTCAGCGAGGCAAGGTGGCACACATCTTGGCATATATATGGACAAGAAACTGATGCATTAAATAGCCTTGGTAATGCAATAATAGGCCAATTTGAATTTTATGACAGTGAGGATAAGACATTCATTGGCAAATTCATTAGTATTTATGAGAGGAAAAAAACAGTTCTAAAGGTAATCAAGTGAGGTGGTCTCCaactatgtaatataaaatataaaaatggtttGATTCCCAAGGTAAGAACCATCTAGAAATACATACATTCACTATTGATATCTGAGATTAAGTAGTTGCGtttgtttctattttctataaaacttcTGTAATAGAGAATTAGGGGTGACAATTAGGGTCTGGCCTGGCGGGTCAATCTGTAGGCCCGCACAAAATATGTGGGGTAGGCCTATAAGTTGAACCTACAAGCCCGTCACAGTTTGACCCGCATAAGCCCGCGCAGGCCGACCCGCAACTTGCACTTGTATATATTAGTTACTTCTTTTGTGGACTTTTGCATTAACGTTCCAAATTCATGTATAAATGGAAAAGATaagtattatgtatattttaatgtgctaaaatttaaagaatacagaatatattgtgtatgtcatagtatgaatatgaatatgatgaaaatgttgaattatcaatttattatccAACTCTCCAAAATCTtcacttaattttgtaaacttcttaaaGTCCAATTCTTAAACATTGAAATTTCtatcataagaattaaaaaaaaaaaagcgagCCCGTGGACCAAGTAATATGCGGGACGGACCAATAATTGTCGTATCTTGTTTTACCTTGTTTGATGTCAGAATGAGAACCAGCTTTTAGGcccaaacttttatttatttatcttttagttttttttctctctcattttttttttcttttacatgcaTCTATTTACCTTTCCTTCactcttttttctctctccaaGTTTTGACCTTAATCTCTTTTACAAACAAATCTCATCCCATAAAACTTAGTAAGTTTTGAATCAAATTTATCTTGTTgtaattgaatttataatacgtatatttttaattaatatttttttaattataactttttttattaatgatcaatttacatactaatttataaattaaaaattattgataattataataattttaaaaaattataaccaaCTCACATATTAgtgatataattaaaataatttctattatgatagtttataaattagtcactaCTATAAAATTGCTATGTAAGTTTTGatactaagaaaaaattaatatctaaattagtttttgattaaaaaattaatttgaaattgatttttatattttttttcataaaattagttactatttaataatttttttatagtgttttttcatatttatgattatttttttagttaagattatttattttctcaattgtaccgtcttgaattttttttatttattttttattcaactatTGCATGaagtaaaagttattttcaaattagaAAAGTTACCTTAAAtcaaatttgatttatttattttgttgaataacaGACTAATGTCGTTGAAATTAGTTGATATGATTATTGTCGAATAATTGCTTTAAATTGAATCTGGCGTGTCAGATTCAAATGAGACTTTATACTTCTTGTGATTGATATacgaaataaaatatatgttagataagtaattttatttatatatattattctctttttttaacTTACTAATTACTTgacttgttttatatttataaaattcacatacatttttttcttgtatcaCTTGATTATACTCTTTTTTAACATTGTGTGGTTATATTTAAACGGTGTATTAACATAGTCGATGGATAAAatagatttatatttaatatttttatttgttgtttgtatttgtttatatttattttttaattttacattttgaatatatatttttaatttaaaataattattttatcaattttaattataccacatacatttttcaattttatttgtttttctatttgacatttttttaagcataacttttatttaattatagaaCTATCTCCAAATAAATAAGaatcatttataataaaattacaccaataaaaataatgttattatttttttatcataaaaaatgtaaacacaCACCATATATTTTCACAAGTATAATgtgaatattaaattataaatttataaatgaaatgagattttattttaaggaTTAAATTAATTTGCTGGGATTTGCcactaagaaaaaaatttagattcaccacaaatataaaaaaaaaaaaaacatgatactACTTTAACCTAAACAGTTAATAATTTACTTGTTCTtatatctgattcaattttatcactattatttgaattttttaactcgtgtttaaattttatcattattttaaatttttggttttaatttatttataaccaGAAATACTAGAATCGACTTAATTTTCTTGTtaccaaataatttaaaataaaaattcttattcaaaataaaacattcaagtttataaaataaaagatttaaaaaaaataaaagatagagGAATGTATCTAAAAAGATAGAGGTCTTCTAATGCACAGCAACATTATCTGAAGGGAAGTCCATATATGAACTTATAATGTTATCTGCATGGCATCAATGTTACAAGATAAGAAAAACCATCAATTTAATCCCCAAAATACTTATATTGACCTATTTAGCTCGGTTGAGTTTGTGGAAGCTTTATGATTCTTGAGTATCATGTGAATTGATTTGGACTTGTCTTCTTCAACTATTTCCCTGAGTATGTCATCTTCAATCATCTCTACTTGGGAGTGTGAGGTGTTCTCATGGAAGGCCTCACTGAAAATCATGCTGGAAAGCCACTCTTTCCAAGTCGTTCTTTTGTACTTATCTTCCTCTAATGTGCCTGTTGCCAAAAGCTGATACACATAAACCATCTTTTTCTGACCAGGACGAAAGGCCCTTGCAATAGCTTGCTTTGTCTTCGATGGATTCCACTCTGAGTCCAGAAAAATCACTCTCGAAGCTGCTGTCAAACTAATACCTTCTGCACAAGCTGTAATGGAAGCAAGGAGCACCTTCGATGGTCCTTTCGCTTCTTCAAACTTATCTATCACTTTCCCACGTTCAAACAGTTCTTGTTCCCCATTGAGCAACAGAATTTCTCTACCTTTCTGCCATTTCAACACCACCTCAAATAACTCTACCAATAACTTCACAGGTGCATGATTGTGGCAGAATATAAGTACTTTCTCCTTCTCCATAACACGGAGAACGAGACTCAtaacaaatttaacttttgaCCCTACTTTCAAATCATACCTGCATTTCTCCAGCTGCTGCAGCTGCTCCAGAGGGATAAACTTCTCTGCATACGAGGCTGTTTTAACCAACCATGGATGTATTGATCCGAGGATTATCAAAAGCTCTAACTCCAGAGGGAATCCCGCGCAATCAGCCATTTTCCTGTGCAGTTTCTCCAAAATTTCACTCTGCATGCCACCTGTGTTCATCAGCAACGTATACATTTGCAAGCCAGGAACACTGTCAAAACTTGTGCTCTCATAAATATCTACGAAACCGCTTGTAATTTTCTTCAACATGGTTAGACCTTGCATTCTCTCATGTTCGTCACTTGAATCAACTTTCCCAGCAATGTTGTCTAAGAACAATTTTCTAGCTTGTGACTCCAGCAAATGGCGTTCCTTCTCTgccctttttcttttccttctgtCGTTTGGGTCTAACTCTTTCAGCACTTCGTATATAAACTTTGGTCTTGCCAAGCAAAGTGTGTTAAAGTATTCACAGAAGTTATTCTGAAATAACGTACCAGAAAGTAGAATTCTTATATCTGTTTGCACTTTCATCAACACTTTCCTCAACTTTGATTTAGTGCTTCTAGGATTGTGACCTTCATCAAGTATCAGGATCCCAGGACTTTCCCTCAATGCTTTAGCCAAATACTTTCTGGGTGTAAACCCTGAACCCTCTCTCATCAATGCTAAAAAAGAGGCATAACTCATGATCAGAACACCTGGGTTTGCTTgccacttttttattttgtccaagCAGTTCAAAATATGCTTGACATCTCTATTTGGATGTAGAAAAGGAGGAAGGGCAATTGAATTTTGCATATCGTCTCTCTGAGGTCTACGGCTTCCATGAATCAGATACACTGGCATAGAAATATCCCATTTGATGAATTCTTTGTGCCAAGTGTGAAGAGTGGTTGTTGGAGCAAGGACAAGAGGCTTCATCCCCGGAAATAGCTTTGAATAGCTAATGAGAAATGCAATGATGAGAAAAGTTTTACCAGATCCAGGAGAATGAGATATGATACAACCCCCTCTTCTTTCGGATTCTGCATCCATTAGTGTTGGATCCGTAGACCCACCAATATTTTGCCAAAGAAATTCGAAAGCTTTCTTTTGGTGGACATGCATCTTTTCTCTAAGTTCAGGGATCAACTTCCAGACGTTGTCATGTTCCATAGAAGTAAGTTCATCACGAGTTGATAACTGATGGAAAACATCATCTTTATCACCCTCTTCTCCACTGCATTGCCTCTCCTCTTGGTGCCTCGCTCGGTAATGCTTTTCTAGCTGTAAATGTTTTGAACAAATCAGGAGACTATAATTGCATAGGCCTTTTGAAAAAAACATCATCAAAGAAATCAAACCGTACacttcaaattttgaatttgactTACAAAGGGTGGCGTCACGTACTTTATCTCAGTTTTCACAGAGCCACATTTGAAACAACAAATTCCAATTTGTTCATTCAATCTGTAGTCATGTGGACAAGTATGATTAGGTTCTTCGGAATTCTCAACAAAATTGGCAGCATTTGAATCCTGATGTGACAGTTAAACTGATCAGATCAACCTTAGAATGTAAGATAAAAAACCAGAATATACAGAGACAAATCAAGGAAGGAGTAAATATGATTATAGAACAACATGAATAGTACTTCTTCAGAAACTGCATTTCAGTTTTATCTGTTAAGAGAAATGCAACATAGAAAAGGAATCAATGGTTATAACTTACTTCTTCAATATGATATGATGCCATTGCCATCTCCATCTCTCTCCACAGCATATCTATCTCAGAGATTTGTTCATCTTCCTCTGTTTGAGGCGTTTCTGCTTCCTTCTTTTTCTCCGATCTGTTGATTTCGTTCCACACTTCCATTACAGTTGGTTCTTCTTTTGTTGGAGTTCTATAAATATCCTTGAAGTAAGAATCAATCATTTCCTCGTAGGCAGATGCATTTAAACTTCTATCATTTCTTCTGTtgaagtttaaatttgaattcaagTCTCCACATCCAGGATCACAACCTTCATCACCTTTCAGATCTAAAGGTCTCTTCCTCTTACGCTCAGTGTTGCTGTAATTTGCATTACCTCTAGTAACGTTGTCATTGAGGGCATGATGCTCAGGGACTAATGAATCTCCTTCTTCAAGAAGAGAAACACTAGCAAGTTGAGTTTGATGTTCATTTTGACCGTCCTCACCAgactttatttcattttttctattccTCCTGCAGTATACTTTAATCTCTCTGCTAGAACACATGTCATCACCATCTTCCTTCCCTTTCTTGGTCTTGTATGGCCAGGTTCGAACATCGCCAACCTTTATTTCAGAAACATTATCACAACTAAAGTACCGTTCAGGTGGTATGTTCCTACGTCCCGATCGTCTTAAGCCCTGAACATCATCACGGGAATCATCTGCATGGCCATTTGCATCAGTGTCAGATGCATCAACTTGAGTAACAATGGGCTTTAACGTGCCATCGTGACTCAcctcaaaattaaaaacactTATCCGAGGTTTCATGTTTAATGAAGAGCTGCCAACATCCCTATCTAAAATTTGATACACAATCTTGTTTTGCACAGATCTTACACAAAATGAAACCTTCTTTAAAGAAGATATAACAACTAACCATGAAAGATCAGATAAAAATTTTCCATTGATCAATTTAGTATGCGACAGATTGGAGCAATCTTCGGATAATTCCCATCGATAGTGTTGATCTTCACAAACACTACGATCAAGCTTCTGGAGGATGGCAATCTCATTTATTCCGATTACCTTAACCTCTTT carries:
- the LOC114191232 gene encoding SNF2 domain-containing protein CLASSY 1-like; amino-acid sequence: MQKRRHSRQSKNPFHAYAFETLLSGSWQAVELIKIEAGITSLQSIDNHHRTIEEGPFSELRIRSRKATLSDCSEFLRGGIDICVLSASQQSGDTNSDGFSDNKVWVDAKINSIQRKPHSSGCSCLYYVNLYVNQGSLGRKIRTLSKEVKVIGINEIAILQKLDRSVCEDQHYRWELSEDCSNLSHTKLINGKFLSDLSWLVVISSLKKVSFCVRSVQNKIVYQILDRDVGSSSLNMKPRISVFNFEVSHDGTLKPIVTQVDASDTDANGHADDSRDDVQGLRRSGRRNIPPERYFSCDNVSEIKVGDVRTWPYKTKKGKEDGDDMCSSREIKVYCRRNRKNEIKSGEDGQNEHQTQLASVSLLEEGDSLVPEHHALNDNVTRGNANYSNTERKRKRPLDLKGDEGCDPGCGDLNSNLNFNRRNDRSLNASAYEEMIDSYFKDIYRTPTKEEPTVMEVWNEINRSEKKKEAETPQTEEDEQISEIDMLWREMEMAMASYHIEEDSNAANFVENSEEPNHTCPHDYRLNEQIGICCFKCGSVKTEIKYVTPPFLEKHYRARHQEERQCSGEEGDKDDVFHQLSTRDELTSMEHDNVWKLIPELREKMHVHQKKAFEFLWQNIGGSTDPTLMDAESERRGGCIISHSPGSGKTFLIIAFLISYSKLFPGMKPLVLAPTTTLHTWHKEFIKWDISMPVYLIHGSRRPQRDDMQNSIALPPFLHPNRDVKHILNCLDKIKKWQANPGVLIMSYASFLALMREGSGFTPRKYLAKALRESPGILILDEGHNPRSTKSKLRKVLMKVQTDIRILLSGTLFQNNFCEYFNTLCLARPKFIYEVLKELDPNDRRKRKRAEKERHLLESQARKLFLDNIAGKVDSSDEHERMQGLTMLKKITSGFVDIYESTSFDSVPGLQMYTLLMNTGGMQSEILEKLHRKMADCAGFPLELELLIILGSIHPWLVKTASYAEKFIPLEQLQQLEKCRYDLKVGSKVKFVMSLVLRVMEKEKVLIFCHNHAPVKLLVELFEVVLKWQKGREILLLNGEQELFERGKVIDKFEEAKGPSKVLLASITACAEGISLTAASRVIFLDSEWNPSKTKQAIARAFRPGQKKMVYVYQLLATGTLEEDKYKRTTWKEWLSSMIFSEAFHENTSHSQVEMIEDDILREIVEEDKSKSIHMILKNHKASTNSTELNRSI